One part of the Eubalaena glacialis isolate mEubGla1 chromosome 19, mEubGla1.1.hap2.+ XY, whole genome shotgun sequence genome encodes these proteins:
- the FBF1 gene encoding fas-binding factor 1 isoform X1 — MAPKTKKGLKGSIDDVLGDLLGDETTPPEKPVKLASRARDATGAAQALPPSRARTKSLLEDDAFSTRAGLAGADAEVSDISDADPQALLQAMKDLDEMDADLLGLKKSNLASSKRSAKGSGKEEQPSPLKPAGVLTANEKRDAIPTKKLSPSPSSLGHQYRKFSFEDLEDPLAGLLSDDEEGIAKKLPGTESKTASVKSPAPARDQGPSIPLTPGNTPVRKKEELLFDDGDDIMATLGFADSPKAERRHTGDQEGPLPARSKLDELLGRGTAAKLLARPGTGEHREFKLDKKYQRPQDKEDTGGDDDFTFGAYQPTVGSSEGRQSRRQSVSRFFEGGTDPKGEPGSRQSTPAASSPTQPRRGGADWLGLKDEGLDLLPPSPTREARPPASQHSAPSRHSAPAGLPPLGAKPPTEGTGSPAKGSQPSQPGASEKEEGDWLSHALSRKKSQGLAREEHDAACKGQHSVGALPSDSQPAAGTQGLEPAATGGTPGTAAQRPPARPAASGSPVAWNPAASALHAGDPKRGTAPGDRSGTEPAVGCPGSQEPPALSVPVQCLLPESLAWSLLPGSEYQQQLLAAQAQHQRGTAELQADLLQSQARLAELEAQVRKLELERTQHQLLLESLQQRHQADLELIDSAHRSRVKVLETSYQQREERLRRENEELSAQYLSRCQEAEQAHTELTAQHQRRLAATAQEKDQEMERLRELQRASILEMRKDHEEQLQRLKLLKDREIDAVTSATSHTRSLHGIIEQMEKFSSSLQELSSRVEASHLSTAQERELGIRQRDEQLRALQERLSRQQRDMEEERSRLQEVTGKMEARLSEQSRLLEQERWRVNAEQSKAESAQRALEEQRKVMVQQTAMEREELERAKSALLEEQKSVMRKCGEERRRLAAEWAEFFAQQKLSKERAEREAERALQVDTQREGTLVSLAKEQAELKIRASELRAKEDQLAAEREALEQERQELRLEKERVGAAAQRIRLRAEEVERMSQVASQKYEEGERALREARQVQSEQQARLQLVQQQQERLRQQERHVHQEHLSLAQQRLQLDRIRQDLPSGPVGLLSRAQGPAASGLSAIVAPAPPTPQCSQLPAGLGPSHLHAKLVLLKHTAEQDRDFLENEQFFLETLKKASYNMTSHSA, encoded by the exons gCACCAAAAACCAAGAAGGGATTGAAAG gctCCATCGATGATGTCCTTGGTGACCTCCTGGGAGATGAGA caaCACCGCCTGAGAAGCCTGTTAAACTAGCTTCACGTGCCAGAGATGCCACAGGTGCAGCTCAGGCGCTCCCTCCCTCAAGGGCTAGAACAAA GTCCCTTTTGGAAGATGATGCCTTCAGCACCAGGGCAGGCCTGGCAGGAGCTGATGCTGAG GTTTCAGACATCTCCGATGCAGACCCGCAGGCTCTGCTCCAGGCCATGAAG GATCTGGATGAAATGGATGCTGATCTCTTGGGTCTGAAGAAGTCTAATCTAGCCTCAAGCAAAAGGTCTGCAAAGGGTTCTGGGAAAGAAGAGCAGCCTAGTCCTCTTAAACCTGCTGGTGTGTTAACAGCCAATGAGAAGC GAGATGCCATTCCCACCAAGAAGCTATCtccctctcccagcagccttggGCATCAGTACAGGAAGTTCTCCTTCGAAG ACTTGGAAGACCCATTGGCAGGACTTCTCTCTGATGATGAGGAAGGAATCGCCAAGAAGCTGCCGGGGACGGAGAGTAAAACAGCTTCCGTAAAGAGCCCAGCCCCGGCCAGAGATCAAG GGCCCTCTATCCCTCTAACTCCTGGGAACACTCCGGTCCGAAAGAAAGAAGAGTTGCTCTTTGACGATGGGGACGACATCATGGCCACCCTGGGTTTTGCAGACAGCCCCAAAGCAGAGAGGAGGCACACGGGAGACCA GGAGGGGCCCCTCCCTGCCCGCTCCAAGCTGGATGAGCTGCTCGGTCGGGGCACTGCCGCCAAACTCCTGGCCCGTCCGGGCACTGGGGAGCACAGGGAATTCAAGCTAGACAAGAAGTATCAGCGGCCACAGG ACAAAGAAGACACCGGAGGTGACGACGACTTCACCTTTGGGGCCTATCAGCCCACCGTGGGCTCCTCCGAGGGCCGGCAGTCCCGCCGGCAGTCCGTCAG TAGGTTCTTTGAAGGCGGCACAGACCCCAAGGGAGAACCAGGCTCCAGACAGAGCACCCCAGCAgcatccagccccacccagcccaggaggggaggtgccGACTGGCTGGGCCTCAAGGATGAAGGCTTggacctgctccctccctccccgaccagggaggcTCGGCCTCCCGCCAGCCAGCATTCTGCTCCCAGCCGCCACTCTGCCCCGGCCGGGCTGCCCCCCTTGGGGGCAAAGCCACCAACCGAGGGTACCGGTTCTCCCGCCAAAGGCAGCCAGCCTTCCCAGCCAGGAGCGtctgagaaggaggagggggactgGCTGAGCCACGCCCTGTCTCGGAAGAAGTCCCAAGGTCTGGCCAGAGAGGAGCACGACGCAGCCTGTAAGGGCCAGCACTCGGTAGGGGCGCTGCCTTCCGACAG CCAGCCTGCTGCCGGCACCCAAGGGCTCGAGCCGGCAGCCACCGGGGGGACCCCAGGCACGGCAGCACAGAGGCCGCCTGCCCGGCCTGCCGCCTCAGG gtccccCGTGGCTTGGAACCCCGCCGCCTCGGCCCTCCATGCGGGTGACCCAAAGAGGGGAACAGCCCCTGGAGATCGCTCCGGCACTG AGCCTGCAGTTGGTTGCCCAGGCTCCCAGGAACCCCCAGCGCTCTCTGTGCCTGTCCAG tGCCTGCTCCCAGAGTCCCTGGCCTGGAGCCTGCTGCCCGGCTCCGAATACCAGCAGCAGCTCCTGGCGGCACAGGCTCAGCATCAGAGGGGCACTGCCGAGCTCCAGGCCGACCTCCTGCAGAGTCAGGCCCGGCTGGCAGAGCTCGAGGCCCAG GTGCGGAAACTCGAGCTGGAGCGGACACAGCACCAGCTGCtgctggaaagtttgcagcagaGGCACCAGGCAGACCTGGAGCTCATCGACAGCGCCCACAG GAGCCGAGTCAAGGTGCTAGAAACATCGTACCAGCAACGGGAAGAGCGGCTGCGGAGAGAGAACGAGGAGCTGTCTGCCCAGTACCTGTCGCGCTGCCAGGAGGCCGAGCAGGCCCACACCGAGCTCACAGCCCAGCACCAGCGGCGCTTGGCAGCCACCGCGCAGGAGAAGGACCAGGAGATGGAGCGGCTCCGGGAGCTGCAGCG GGCCTCCATCCTGGAGATGCGCAAGGACCACGAGGAGCAGCTGCAGCGGCTGAAGCTGCTGAAGGACCGGGAGATTGACGCCGTCACCAGCGCCACCTCCCATACGCG GTCCCTGCATGGCATCATCGAGCAGATGGAGAAGTTCTCCAGCAGCCTGCAAGAGCTGTCCTCCCGCGTGGAGGCCTCGCACCTCAGCACTGCCCAGGAGCGGGAGCTGGGCATCCGGCAGCGAGATGAGCAGCTCCGAG CGCTGCAGGAGAGGCTGAGCCGGCAGCAGCGGGACATGGAGGAGGAGCGGAGCCGGCTCCAGGAGGTCACCGGGAAGATGGAGGCGCGCCTGAGCGAGCAGAGCCGGCTGCTGGAGCAG GAACGCTGGCGGGTGAACGCCGAGCAGTCCAAGGCCGAGTCCGCGCAGCGTGCTCTGGAGGAGCAGAGGAAGGTCATGGTCCAGCAGACAGCCATGGAGCGGGAGGAGCTGGAGAGGGCCAAG AGTGCCTTGCTGGAGGAGCAGAAGTCCGTCATGCGCAAGTGTGGAGAGGAGCGGCGGCGCCTGGCGGCCGAGTGGGCCGAGTTCTTTGCCCAGCAGAAGCTGAGTAAGGAGCGGGCCGAGCGTGAGGCGGAGCGGGCGCTGCAGGTGGACACCCAGCGGGAGGGCACCCTCGTCAGCCTGGCCAAG GAACAGGCAGAGCTGAAGATCAGGGCAAGCGAGCTCCGGGCCAAAGAGGACCAGCTGGCGGCCGAGAGGGAGGCTCTGGAACAGGAGCGCCAGGAGCTGCGGCTGGAGAAGGAGAGGGTCGGCGCCGCCGCCCAGCGCATCAGGCTGCGCGCTGAGGAGGTGGAGCGCATGAGCCAG GTGGCCTCGCAGAAGTACGAGGAGGGGGAGCGGGCACTGCGCGAGGCCCGGCAGGTGCAGTCGGAGCAGCAGGCCCGGCTGCAGCTggtgcagcagcagcaggagcggCTGCGGCAGCAGGAGCGGCACGTGCACCAG GAGCATCTGAGTCTGGCCCAGCAGCGGCTGCAGCTGGATCGTATCCGACAGGACCTGCCCTCCGGGCCCGTGGGGCTGCTCTCCAGGGCCCAGGGCCCGGCAGCCTCTGGCCTGAGTG CCATCGTGGCTCCGGCCCCCCCCACTCCTCAGTGCAGCCAGCTGCCAGCCGGCCTGGGCCCCTCGCACCTCCACGCCAAGCTGGTGCTGCTGAAACACACAGCTGAGCAG GACCGTGACTTCCTGGAGAACGAACAGTTCTTCCTGGAGACCCTGAAGAAAGCCTCCTACAACATGACGTCGCATTCAGCCTGA
- the FBF1 gene encoding fas-binding factor 1 isoform X4, with amino-acid sequence MAPKTKKGLKGSIDDVLGDLLGDETTPPEKPVKLASRARDATGAAQALPPSRARTKSLLEDDAFSTRAGLAGADAEVSDISDADPQALLQAMKDLDEMDADLLGLKKSNLASSKRSAKGSGKEEQPSPLKPAGVLTANEKRDAIPTKKLSPSPSSLGHQYRKFSFEDLEDPLAGLLSDDEEGIAKKLPGTESKTASVKSPAPARDQGPSIPLTPGNTPVRKKEELLFDDGDDIMATLGFADSPKAERRHTGDQEGPLPARSKLDELLGRGTAAKLLARPGTGEHREFKLDKKYQRPQDKEDTGGDDDFTFGAYQPTVGSSEGRQSRRQSVSRFFEGGTDPKGEPGSRQSTPAASSPTQPRRGGADWLGLKDEGLDLLPPSPTREARPPASQHSAPSRHSAPAGLPPLGAKPPTEGTGSPAKGSQPSQPGASEKEEGDWLSHALSRKKSQGLAREEHDAACKGQHSVGALPSDSQPAAGTQGLEPAATGGTPGTAAQRPPARPAASGSPVAWNPAASALHAGDPKRGTAPGDRSGTEPAVGCPGSQEPPALSVPVQCLLPESLAWSLLPGSEYQQQLLAAQAQHQRGTAELQADLLQSQARLAELEAQVRKLELERTQHQLLLESLQQRHQADLELIDSAHRSRVKVLETSYQQREERLRRENEELSAQYLSRCQEAEQAHTELTAQHQRRLAATAQEKDQEMERLRELQRASILEMRKDHEEQLQRLKLLKDREIDAVTSATSHTRSLHGIIEQMEKFSSSLQELSSRVEASHLSTAQERELGIRQRDEQLRALQERLSRQQRDMEEERSRLQEVTGKMEARLSEQSRLLEQERWRVNAEQSKAESAQRALEEQRKVMVQQTAMEREELERAKSALLEEQKSVMRKCGEERRRLAAEWAEFFAQQKLSKERAEREAERALQVDTQREGTLVSLAKEQAELKIRASELRAKEDQLAAEREALEQERQELRLEKERVGAAAQRIRLRAEEVASQKYEEGERALREARQVQSEQQARLQLVQQQQERLRQQERHVHQEHLSLAQQRLQLDRIRQDLPSGPVGLLSRAQGPAASGLSAIVAPAPPTPQCSQLPAGLGPSHLHAKLVLLKHTAEQDRDFLENEQFFLETLKKASYNMTSHSA; translated from the exons gCACCAAAAACCAAGAAGGGATTGAAAG gctCCATCGATGATGTCCTTGGTGACCTCCTGGGAGATGAGA caaCACCGCCTGAGAAGCCTGTTAAACTAGCTTCACGTGCCAGAGATGCCACAGGTGCAGCTCAGGCGCTCCCTCCCTCAAGGGCTAGAACAAA GTCCCTTTTGGAAGATGATGCCTTCAGCACCAGGGCAGGCCTGGCAGGAGCTGATGCTGAG GTTTCAGACATCTCCGATGCAGACCCGCAGGCTCTGCTCCAGGCCATGAAG GATCTGGATGAAATGGATGCTGATCTCTTGGGTCTGAAGAAGTCTAATCTAGCCTCAAGCAAAAGGTCTGCAAAGGGTTCTGGGAAAGAAGAGCAGCCTAGTCCTCTTAAACCTGCTGGTGTGTTAACAGCCAATGAGAAGC GAGATGCCATTCCCACCAAGAAGCTATCtccctctcccagcagccttggGCATCAGTACAGGAAGTTCTCCTTCGAAG ACTTGGAAGACCCATTGGCAGGACTTCTCTCTGATGATGAGGAAGGAATCGCCAAGAAGCTGCCGGGGACGGAGAGTAAAACAGCTTCCGTAAAGAGCCCAGCCCCGGCCAGAGATCAAG GGCCCTCTATCCCTCTAACTCCTGGGAACACTCCGGTCCGAAAGAAAGAAGAGTTGCTCTTTGACGATGGGGACGACATCATGGCCACCCTGGGTTTTGCAGACAGCCCCAAAGCAGAGAGGAGGCACACGGGAGACCA GGAGGGGCCCCTCCCTGCCCGCTCCAAGCTGGATGAGCTGCTCGGTCGGGGCACTGCCGCCAAACTCCTGGCCCGTCCGGGCACTGGGGAGCACAGGGAATTCAAGCTAGACAAGAAGTATCAGCGGCCACAGG ACAAAGAAGACACCGGAGGTGACGACGACTTCACCTTTGGGGCCTATCAGCCCACCGTGGGCTCCTCCGAGGGCCGGCAGTCCCGCCGGCAGTCCGTCAG TAGGTTCTTTGAAGGCGGCACAGACCCCAAGGGAGAACCAGGCTCCAGACAGAGCACCCCAGCAgcatccagccccacccagcccaggaggggaggtgccGACTGGCTGGGCCTCAAGGATGAAGGCTTggacctgctccctccctccccgaccagggaggcTCGGCCTCCCGCCAGCCAGCATTCTGCTCCCAGCCGCCACTCTGCCCCGGCCGGGCTGCCCCCCTTGGGGGCAAAGCCACCAACCGAGGGTACCGGTTCTCCCGCCAAAGGCAGCCAGCCTTCCCAGCCAGGAGCGtctgagaaggaggagggggactgGCTGAGCCACGCCCTGTCTCGGAAGAAGTCCCAAGGTCTGGCCAGAGAGGAGCACGACGCAGCCTGTAAGGGCCAGCACTCGGTAGGGGCGCTGCCTTCCGACAG CCAGCCTGCTGCCGGCACCCAAGGGCTCGAGCCGGCAGCCACCGGGGGGACCCCAGGCACGGCAGCACAGAGGCCGCCTGCCCGGCCTGCCGCCTCAGG gtccccCGTGGCTTGGAACCCCGCCGCCTCGGCCCTCCATGCGGGTGACCCAAAGAGGGGAACAGCCCCTGGAGATCGCTCCGGCACTG AGCCTGCAGTTGGTTGCCCAGGCTCCCAGGAACCCCCAGCGCTCTCTGTGCCTGTCCAG tGCCTGCTCCCAGAGTCCCTGGCCTGGAGCCTGCTGCCCGGCTCCGAATACCAGCAGCAGCTCCTGGCGGCACAGGCTCAGCATCAGAGGGGCACTGCCGAGCTCCAGGCCGACCTCCTGCAGAGTCAGGCCCGGCTGGCAGAGCTCGAGGCCCAG GTGCGGAAACTCGAGCTGGAGCGGACACAGCACCAGCTGCtgctggaaagtttgcagcagaGGCACCAGGCAGACCTGGAGCTCATCGACAGCGCCCACAG GAGCCGAGTCAAGGTGCTAGAAACATCGTACCAGCAACGGGAAGAGCGGCTGCGGAGAGAGAACGAGGAGCTGTCTGCCCAGTACCTGTCGCGCTGCCAGGAGGCCGAGCAGGCCCACACCGAGCTCACAGCCCAGCACCAGCGGCGCTTGGCAGCCACCGCGCAGGAGAAGGACCAGGAGATGGAGCGGCTCCGGGAGCTGCAGCG GGCCTCCATCCTGGAGATGCGCAAGGACCACGAGGAGCAGCTGCAGCGGCTGAAGCTGCTGAAGGACCGGGAGATTGACGCCGTCACCAGCGCCACCTCCCATACGCG GTCCCTGCATGGCATCATCGAGCAGATGGAGAAGTTCTCCAGCAGCCTGCAAGAGCTGTCCTCCCGCGTGGAGGCCTCGCACCTCAGCACTGCCCAGGAGCGGGAGCTGGGCATCCGGCAGCGAGATGAGCAGCTCCGAG CGCTGCAGGAGAGGCTGAGCCGGCAGCAGCGGGACATGGAGGAGGAGCGGAGCCGGCTCCAGGAGGTCACCGGGAAGATGGAGGCGCGCCTGAGCGAGCAGAGCCGGCTGCTGGAGCAG GAACGCTGGCGGGTGAACGCCGAGCAGTCCAAGGCCGAGTCCGCGCAGCGTGCTCTGGAGGAGCAGAGGAAGGTCATGGTCCAGCAGACAGCCATGGAGCGGGAGGAGCTGGAGAGGGCCAAG AGTGCCTTGCTGGAGGAGCAGAAGTCCGTCATGCGCAAGTGTGGAGAGGAGCGGCGGCGCCTGGCGGCCGAGTGGGCCGAGTTCTTTGCCCAGCAGAAGCTGAGTAAGGAGCGGGCCGAGCGTGAGGCGGAGCGGGCGCTGCAGGTGGACACCCAGCGGGAGGGCACCCTCGTCAGCCTGGCCAAG GAACAGGCAGAGCTGAAGATCAGGGCAAGCGAGCTCCGGGCCAAAGAGGACCAGCTGGCGGCCGAGAGGGAGGCTCTGGAACAGGAGCGCCAGGAGCTGCGGCTGGAGAAGGAGAGGGTCGGCGCCGCCGCCCAGCGCATCAGGCTGCGCGCTGAGGAG GTGGCCTCGCAGAAGTACGAGGAGGGGGAGCGGGCACTGCGCGAGGCCCGGCAGGTGCAGTCGGAGCAGCAGGCCCGGCTGCAGCTggtgcagcagcagcaggagcggCTGCGGCAGCAGGAGCGGCACGTGCACCAG GAGCATCTGAGTCTGGCCCAGCAGCGGCTGCAGCTGGATCGTATCCGACAGGACCTGCCCTCCGGGCCCGTGGGGCTGCTCTCCAGGGCCCAGGGCCCGGCAGCCTCTGGCCTGAGTG CCATCGTGGCTCCGGCCCCCCCCACTCCTCAGTGCAGCCAGCTGCCAGCCGGCCTGGGCCCCTCGCACCTCCACGCCAAGCTGGTGCTGCTGAAACACACAGCTGAGCAG GACCGTGACTTCCTGGAGAACGAACAGTTCTTCCTGGAGACCCTGAAGAAAGCCTCCTACAACATGACGTCGCATTCAGCCTGA
- the FBF1 gene encoding fas-binding factor 1 isoform X3 — MAPKTKKGLKGSIDDVLGDLLGDETTPPEKPVKLASRARDATGAAQALPPSRARTKSLLEDDAFSTRAGLAGADAEVSDISDADPQALLQAMKDLDEMDADLLGLKKSNLASSKRSAKGSGKEEQPSPLKPAGVLTANEKRDAIPTKKLSPSPSSLGHQYRKFSFEDLEDPLAGLLSDDEEGIAKKLPGTESKTASVKSPAPARDQGPSIPLTPGNTPVRKKEELLFDDGDDIMATLGFADSPKAERRHTGDQEGPLPARSKLDELLGRGTAAKLLARPGTGEHREFKLDKKYQRPQDKEDTGGDDDFTFGAYQPTVGSSEGRQSRRQSVRFFEGGTDPKGEPGSRQSTPAASSPTQPRRGGADWLGLKDEGLDLLPPSPTREARPPASQHSAPSRHSAPAGLPPLGAKPPTEGTGSPAKGSQPSQPGASEKEEGDWLSHALSRKKSQGLAREEHDAACKGQHSVGALPSDSQPAAGTQGLEPAATGGTPGTAAQRPPARPAASGSPVAWNPAASALHAGDPKRGTAPGDRSGTEPAVGCPGSQEPPALSVPVQCLLPESLAWSLLPGSEYQQQLLAAQAQHQRGTAELQADLLQSQARLAELEAQVRKLELERTQHQLLLESLQQRHQADLELIDSAHRSRVKVLETSYQQREERLRRENEELSAQYLSRCQEAEQAHTELTAQHQRRLAATAQEKDQEMERLRELQRASILEMRKDHEEQLQRLKLLKDREIDAVTSATSHTRSLHGIIEQMEKFSSSLQELSSRVEASHLSTAQERELGIRQRDEQLRALQERLSRQQRDMEEERSRLQEVTGKMEARLSEQSRLLEQERWRVNAEQSKAESAQRALEEQRKVMVQQTAMEREELERAKSALLEEQKSVMRKCGEERRRLAAEWAEFFAQQKLSKERAEREAERALQVDTQREGTLVSLAKEQAELKIRASELRAKEDQLAAEREALEQERQELRLEKERVGAAAQRIRLRAEEVERMSQVASQKYEEGERALREARQVQSEQQARLQLVQQQQERLRQQERHVHQEHLSLAQQRLQLDRIRQDLPSGPVGLLSRAQGPAASGLSAIVAPAPPTPQCSQLPAGLGPSHLHAKLVLLKHTAEQDRDFLENEQFFLETLKKASYNMTSHSA, encoded by the exons gCACCAAAAACCAAGAAGGGATTGAAAG gctCCATCGATGATGTCCTTGGTGACCTCCTGGGAGATGAGA caaCACCGCCTGAGAAGCCTGTTAAACTAGCTTCACGTGCCAGAGATGCCACAGGTGCAGCTCAGGCGCTCCCTCCCTCAAGGGCTAGAACAAA GTCCCTTTTGGAAGATGATGCCTTCAGCACCAGGGCAGGCCTGGCAGGAGCTGATGCTGAG GTTTCAGACATCTCCGATGCAGACCCGCAGGCTCTGCTCCAGGCCATGAAG GATCTGGATGAAATGGATGCTGATCTCTTGGGTCTGAAGAAGTCTAATCTAGCCTCAAGCAAAAGGTCTGCAAAGGGTTCTGGGAAAGAAGAGCAGCCTAGTCCTCTTAAACCTGCTGGTGTGTTAACAGCCAATGAGAAGC GAGATGCCATTCCCACCAAGAAGCTATCtccctctcccagcagccttggGCATCAGTACAGGAAGTTCTCCTTCGAAG ACTTGGAAGACCCATTGGCAGGACTTCTCTCTGATGATGAGGAAGGAATCGCCAAGAAGCTGCCGGGGACGGAGAGTAAAACAGCTTCCGTAAAGAGCCCAGCCCCGGCCAGAGATCAAG GGCCCTCTATCCCTCTAACTCCTGGGAACACTCCGGTCCGAAAGAAAGAAGAGTTGCTCTTTGACGATGGGGACGACATCATGGCCACCCTGGGTTTTGCAGACAGCCCCAAAGCAGAGAGGAGGCACACGGGAGACCA GGAGGGGCCCCTCCCTGCCCGCTCCAAGCTGGATGAGCTGCTCGGTCGGGGCACTGCCGCCAAACTCCTGGCCCGTCCGGGCACTGGGGAGCACAGGGAATTCAAGCTAGACAAGAAGTATCAGCGGCCACAGG ACAAAGAAGACACCGGAGGTGACGACGACTTCACCTTTGGGGCCTATCAGCCCACCGTGGGCTCCTCCGAGGGCCGGCAGTCCCGCCGGCAGTCCGTCAG GTTCTTTGAAGGCGGCACAGACCCCAAGGGAGAACCAGGCTCCAGACAGAGCACCCCAGCAgcatccagccccacccagcccaggaggggaggtgccGACTGGCTGGGCCTCAAGGATGAAGGCTTggacctgctccctccctccccgaccagggaggcTCGGCCTCCCGCCAGCCAGCATTCTGCTCCCAGCCGCCACTCTGCCCCGGCCGGGCTGCCCCCCTTGGGGGCAAAGCCACCAACCGAGGGTACCGGTTCTCCCGCCAAAGGCAGCCAGCCTTCCCAGCCAGGAGCGtctgagaaggaggagggggactgGCTGAGCCACGCCCTGTCTCGGAAGAAGTCCCAAGGTCTGGCCAGAGAGGAGCACGACGCAGCCTGTAAGGGCCAGCACTCGGTAGGGGCGCTGCCTTCCGACAG CCAGCCTGCTGCCGGCACCCAAGGGCTCGAGCCGGCAGCCACCGGGGGGACCCCAGGCACGGCAGCACAGAGGCCGCCTGCCCGGCCTGCCGCCTCAGG gtccccCGTGGCTTGGAACCCCGCCGCCTCGGCCCTCCATGCGGGTGACCCAAAGAGGGGAACAGCCCCTGGAGATCGCTCCGGCACTG AGCCTGCAGTTGGTTGCCCAGGCTCCCAGGAACCCCCAGCGCTCTCTGTGCCTGTCCAG tGCCTGCTCCCAGAGTCCCTGGCCTGGAGCCTGCTGCCCGGCTCCGAATACCAGCAGCAGCTCCTGGCGGCACAGGCTCAGCATCAGAGGGGCACTGCCGAGCTCCAGGCCGACCTCCTGCAGAGTCAGGCCCGGCTGGCAGAGCTCGAGGCCCAG GTGCGGAAACTCGAGCTGGAGCGGACACAGCACCAGCTGCtgctggaaagtttgcagcagaGGCACCAGGCAGACCTGGAGCTCATCGACAGCGCCCACAG GAGCCGAGTCAAGGTGCTAGAAACATCGTACCAGCAACGGGAAGAGCGGCTGCGGAGAGAGAACGAGGAGCTGTCTGCCCAGTACCTGTCGCGCTGCCAGGAGGCCGAGCAGGCCCACACCGAGCTCACAGCCCAGCACCAGCGGCGCTTGGCAGCCACCGCGCAGGAGAAGGACCAGGAGATGGAGCGGCTCCGGGAGCTGCAGCG GGCCTCCATCCTGGAGATGCGCAAGGACCACGAGGAGCAGCTGCAGCGGCTGAAGCTGCTGAAGGACCGGGAGATTGACGCCGTCACCAGCGCCACCTCCCATACGCG GTCCCTGCATGGCATCATCGAGCAGATGGAGAAGTTCTCCAGCAGCCTGCAAGAGCTGTCCTCCCGCGTGGAGGCCTCGCACCTCAGCACTGCCCAGGAGCGGGAGCTGGGCATCCGGCAGCGAGATGAGCAGCTCCGAG CGCTGCAGGAGAGGCTGAGCCGGCAGCAGCGGGACATGGAGGAGGAGCGGAGCCGGCTCCAGGAGGTCACCGGGAAGATGGAGGCGCGCCTGAGCGAGCAGAGCCGGCTGCTGGAGCAG GAACGCTGGCGGGTGAACGCCGAGCAGTCCAAGGCCGAGTCCGCGCAGCGTGCTCTGGAGGAGCAGAGGAAGGTCATGGTCCAGCAGACAGCCATGGAGCGGGAGGAGCTGGAGAGGGCCAAG AGTGCCTTGCTGGAGGAGCAGAAGTCCGTCATGCGCAAGTGTGGAGAGGAGCGGCGGCGCCTGGCGGCCGAGTGGGCCGAGTTCTTTGCCCAGCAGAAGCTGAGTAAGGAGCGGGCCGAGCGTGAGGCGGAGCGGGCGCTGCAGGTGGACACCCAGCGGGAGGGCACCCTCGTCAGCCTGGCCAAG GAACAGGCAGAGCTGAAGATCAGGGCAAGCGAGCTCCGGGCCAAAGAGGACCAGCTGGCGGCCGAGAGGGAGGCTCTGGAACAGGAGCGCCAGGAGCTGCGGCTGGAGAAGGAGAGGGTCGGCGCCGCCGCCCAGCGCATCAGGCTGCGCGCTGAGGAGGTGGAGCGCATGAGCCAG GTGGCCTCGCAGAAGTACGAGGAGGGGGAGCGGGCACTGCGCGAGGCCCGGCAGGTGCAGTCGGAGCAGCAGGCCCGGCTGCAGCTggtgcagcagcagcaggagcggCTGCGGCAGCAGGAGCGGCACGTGCACCAG GAGCATCTGAGTCTGGCCCAGCAGCGGCTGCAGCTGGATCGTATCCGACAGGACCTGCCCTCCGGGCCCGTGGGGCTGCTCTCCAGGGCCCAGGGCCCGGCAGCCTCTGGCCTGAGTG CCATCGTGGCTCCGGCCCCCCCCACTCCTCAGTGCAGCCAGCTGCCAGCCGGCCTGGGCCCCTCGCACCTCCACGCCAAGCTGGTGCTGCTGAAACACACAGCTGAGCAG GACCGTGACTTCCTGGAGAACGAACAGTTCTTCCTGGAGACCCTGAAGAAAGCCTCCTACAACATGACGTCGCATTCAGCCTGA